In Archangium violaceum, the following are encoded in one genomic region:
- a CDS encoding lipoxygenase family protein produces the protein MSVEYKIKVRTGARLGSGTDTDISVVLVGSRGESEQHVLDKRFHNDFEAGTEDVYTLVTRDVGELLLLRFTNAGGLAGDWLLDFAHVTSGGNSWHFPHYRWVLAHTTVEVLEGSAVLPQNVRHVRAVEARRAQLENRKKMYPWRPAEATASLPGALDISKERPLPKDELYRGLTEGSYEGVIAKTMATLRLHLPILTDAWNGLVDTFGILRHLELPKLAERWQDDHEFARQAVQGVNPLHITSITALPQGMPLTDQEVRGLLSPGTTLAGALEARRVFLLDFEVLEGIPMFRKVDEHGVEERRWAPASRCLLYREDSQRLRPLAIQLGRDPAKDPVFTPNDSEADWLAAKIYLRCSEGNAHQMIAHALRTHFVVEPFVMATMRNLPDPHPVYKLMRRHFRYTLAINEGARKGLLDEGGVFDDFIATGGPDKGHIKLGQKGFQRWKLADNKPRLDFERRGVLDPAILPDYPYRDDALPLWDALEEFVGGVLAPFYKSDADLVNDTEIQAWWADLLAHGIPVDKMPCARLERVADLTDILTTVLYTGSVHHAAVNYLQYEHYAFVPNAPLCMRKPPPERKGVLRLEDIAEIIPTKSQTLWQVAIGRALASFGEDEEFLLNEGGWRETYFQEPGFLAIRERLYERLRAQLEVVKARNAKRDVPYTVLQPDRIPCGITV, from the coding sequence ATGAGCGTGGAATACAAGATCAAGGTTCGCACGGGCGCGCGTCTGGGGTCGGGGACGGACACCGACATCAGCGTTGTTCTGGTGGGCTCGCGGGGAGAGAGCGAGCAGCACGTCCTGGACAAGCGCTTCCACAACGACTTCGAGGCGGGAACGGAAGATGTCTATACGCTCGTGACCCGGGATGTCGGTGAGCTGCTCCTGCTGCGCTTCACCAACGCCGGGGGACTGGCGGGTGACTGGCTCCTCGACTTCGCCCATGTCACCTCGGGTGGCAACAGCTGGCACTTTCCGCACTACCGCTGGGTCCTGGCCCATACGACGGTCGAGGTCCTCGAGGGCTCGGCCGTGTTGCCGCAGAACGTGCGGCACGTACGCGCGGTGGAGGCCCGCCGCGCGCAGCTCGAGAACCGCAAGAAGATGTACCCCTGGCGCCCCGCCGAGGCGACCGCCTCGTTGCCCGGCGCGCTCGACATCAGCAAGGAGCGCCCGCTGCCCAAGGACGAGCTGTACCGGGGCCTGACCGAGGGCAGCTACGAGGGCGTCATCGCCAAGACGATGGCCACGCTCCGGCTGCACCTGCCCATCCTGACCGATGCCTGGAATGGGTTGGTGGATACCTTCGGAATCCTCAGGCACCTGGAATTGCCCAAGCTCGCCGAGCGGTGGCAGGACGACCACGAGTTCGCGCGGCAGGCCGTCCAGGGCGTCAATCCGCTCCACATCACGAGCATCACCGCCCTGCCCCAGGGGATGCCGCTCACGGACCAAGAGGTCCGGGGGCTGCTGTCGCCGGGCACCACGCTGGCGGGGGCGCTCGAGGCCAGGCGGGTGTTCCTGCTCGACTTCGAGGTGCTCGAGGGCATTCCCATGTTCCGCAAGGTCGACGAGCACGGAGTGGAGGAGCGGCGCTGGGCGCCCGCGTCCCGGTGCCTGCTCTACCGCGAGGATTCCCAGCGGCTGCGTCCGCTCGCCATCCAACTGGGCCGGGATCCGGCGAAGGATCCCGTGTTCACCCCGAACGATTCCGAGGCGGATTGGCTCGCCGCGAAGATCTACCTGCGCTGCAGCGAGGGCAACGCCCACCAGATGATCGCGCACGCGCTGCGCACGCACTTCGTGGTGGAGCCGTTCGTCATGGCCACGATGCGCAACCTGCCGGATCCGCACCCCGTCTACAAGCTGATGCGCCGCCACTTCCGCTACACGCTCGCCATCAACGAGGGGGCGCGCAAGGGCCTGCTCGACGAGGGTGGCGTGTTCGACGACTTCATCGCCACCGGGGGCCCGGACAAGGGACACATCAAGCTGGGCCAGAAGGGCTTCCAGCGCTGGAAGCTGGCGGACAACAAGCCGCGCCTGGACTTCGAGCGCCGGGGCGTGCTCGACCCCGCCATCCTGCCCGACTACCCGTACCGGGACGATGCCCTGCCGCTGTGGGACGCCCTCGAGGAGTTCGTGGGAGGCGTGCTCGCCCCCTTCTACAAGTCCGACGCCGACCTCGTGAACGACACCGAGATACAGGCATGGTGGGCCGATCTCCTCGCGCACGGCATCCCCGTCGACAAGATGCCCTGCGCCAGGCTCGAGCGTGTCGCGGACCTCACCGACATCCTCACCACCGTGCTCTACACGGGCAGCGTCCACCACGCCGCGGTGAACTACCTCCAGTACGAGCACTACGCCTTCGTCCCCAACGCGCCGCTGTGCATGCGCAAGCCTCCCCCGGAGCGGAAGGGCGTGCTGCGCCTGGAAGACATCGCCGAGATCATTCCGACCAAATCCCAGACACTCTGGCAGGTCGCCATCGGACGCGCGCTCGCCAGCTTCGGCGAGGACGAGGAGTTCCTGCTCAACGAGGGCGGGTGGCGGGAGACGTACTTCCAGGAGCCCGGGTTCCTCGCCATCCGGGAGCGGCTCTACGAGCGGTTGCGTGCCCAGCTCGAAGTGGTGAAGGCCCGCAACGCGAAACGCGACGTGCCCTACACGGTGCTCCAGCCCGACCGGATCCCCTGCGGCATCACCGTCTGA